Proteins from a genomic interval of Micromonospora sp. NBC_00389:
- a CDS encoding S1 family peptidase codes for MRIRPLLALLGTALIGVLGASSGAVAAPAGPQPIIGGGTVSSAPWAAAVLSNGSFTCSGSVIASQWVLTARHCISGTMSVRIGSVNRTSGGVTRTISATYTRSDLALMRLSSAVSTSTVTLANSNPPINSTNSIYGWGMTCYSGCSASTQLKTATVRVTSNSATDAYGGQAIRSTRINGNAWRGDSGGPQFYNGQQVGVASTANGTTIQNYGSVAYNRAWITSVAGV; via the coding sequence ATGCGCATCCGCCCTCTGCTCGCCCTGCTCGGCACCGCGCTGATCGGCGTCCTCGGCGCCTCCTCCGGCGCCGTCGCCGCCCCCGCCGGCCCGCAACCCATCATCGGCGGCGGCACCGTCTCGTCCGCACCCTGGGCCGCCGCGGTGCTCAGCAACGGCTCGTTCACCTGCTCCGGCAGCGTGATCGCCTCCCAGTGGGTGCTCACCGCCCGACACTGCATCAGCGGCACCATGTCCGTCCGGATCGGCAGCGTGAACCGCACCTCCGGCGGGGTCACCCGCACGATCAGCGCCACCTACACCCGTAGCGACCTCGCCCTCATGCGGCTCTCCAGTGCCGTCAGCACCTCGACGGTGACGCTGGCCAACAGCAACCCGCCGATCAACTCGACGAACTCGATCTACGGCTGGGGCATGACCTGCTACAGCGGCTGCTCCGCGTCCACCCAACTGAAGACCGCCACCGTCCGGGTGACCAGCAACAGCGCCACCGACGCGTACGGCGGGCAGGCCATCCGCAGCACCAGGATCAACGGCAACGCCTGGCGCGGCGACTCCGGTGGCCCGCAGTTCTACAACGGCCAGCAGGTCGGCGTCGCCTCCACGGCCAACGGGACGACCATCCAGAACTACGGCAGCGTTGCGTACAACCGGGCCTGGATCACCTCGGTGGCTGGTGTCTGA
- a CDS encoding YbjQ family protein, which yields MVGVVPAVRAASFCSIRSGEQCTRSGRAAPDSIGNVLVVTTEQLPGYEIRQILGEVVSSMARTRNPYREGVKNLRGGAYDPMAPDNLTRWRTDSVARLGEEALRLGANAVIGMRFDSRDCGEMWMEICAYGTAVIVVPVMPDIMPADQPAIAAETAQQPTVVEAPGGIAEPASAPNLRSAAETPTGD from the coding sequence ATGGTCGGCGTCGTTCCGGCCGTCCGCGCCGCGTCGTTTTGCAGCATCCGATCAGGTGAACAATGCACACGATCGGGTCGCGCTGCTCCTGACAGCATCGGAAACGTGCTGGTCGTCACGACGGAGCAACTGCCCGGCTACGAGATCCGCCAGATTCTCGGTGAGGTGGTGTCATCGATGGCCAGGACGCGCAACCCGTACCGCGAGGGGGTCAAGAACCTGCGCGGTGGCGCGTACGACCCGATGGCGCCGGACAACCTGACCCGGTGGCGCACCGACTCGGTGGCCCGGCTCGGCGAGGAGGCCCTGCGGCTGGGTGCGAACGCGGTGATCGGCATGCGGTTCGACAGCCGGGACTGCGGCGAGATGTGGATGGAGATCTGCGCCTACGGCACGGCGGTGATCGTCGTACCCGTCATGCCGGACATCATGCCCGCCGACCAGCCCGCGATCGCGGCGGAGACCGCGCAGCAGCCAACGGTCGTGGAGGCACCGGGCGGCATCGCCGAACCAGCCAGCGCCCCCAACCTCCGCAGCGCAGCAGAAACCCCCACCGGCGACTAA
- a CDS encoding 2-phosphosulfolactate phosphatase — translation MAAAVYGQPGSGARFDWGLTGAAELGRVCAALVVVDVLSFTTSVEVAVGRGMRVHPFPWGEQAADYALRVGAVAAVGRRRTTADHPWSLSPAALSTAPVVADLVLPSPNGSAISAAASATGLPVVAACLRNARAVGRWLRHQGYGAADAPIGVIASGERWPDGSLRPSVEDQLGAASVLDALSGVPGGLSVEAAMALAALASTPDVPAAVRGSVSGRELTESGFAEDVEIAVRVGVSDVVPVLRHGVFSAA, via the coding sequence TTGGCCGCGGCCGTCTACGGCCAACCCGGCTCCGGTGCCCGGTTCGACTGGGGGCTGACCGGGGCGGCCGAGCTCGGTCGGGTCTGCGCGGCGTTGGTGGTGGTGGACGTGCTCTCGTTCACCACCTCGGTGGAGGTGGCGGTCGGCCGCGGCATGCGGGTGCACCCGTTCCCCTGGGGTGAGCAGGCCGCCGATTACGCGCTGCGGGTCGGCGCGGTGGCCGCGGTGGGCCGTCGGCGGACGACAGCGGACCATCCGTGGTCGCTCTCGCCCGCCGCGCTGAGCACCGCGCCGGTTGTGGCGGACCTGGTGCTGCCCTCCCCGAACGGCTCGGCGATCAGCGCCGCCGCGAGCGCCACCGGGCTACCGGTGGTCGCGGCGTGCCTGCGCAACGCCCGCGCCGTCGGGCGTTGGCTGCGCCACCAGGGGTACGGCGCGGCGGACGCCCCGATCGGTGTGATCGCCTCCGGGGAACGCTGGCCGGACGGGTCGCTGCGCCCGTCGGTGGAGGACCAGCTCGGCGCGGCCAGCGTGCTGGACGCTCTTTCCGGCGTCCCCGGCGGGTTGTCGGTGGAGGCGGCCATGGCGCTCGCCGCGCTGGCCAGCACCCCAGACGTGCCCGCCGCGGTGCGCGGCAGCGTCTCCGGGCGCGAGCTGACTGAGAGTGGTTTCGCCGAGGACGTGGAGATCGCCGTCCGGGTCGGCGTGTCGGACGTCGTCCCGGTGCTCCGCCACGGCGTGTTCTCCGCCGCCTGA
- the purL gene encoding phosphoribosylformylglycinamidine synthase subunit PurL: protein MTTHPDPVRDTPEAYSAPAQPTEPRPAQPAAPATAPVQPVTADWTDGVDTVPRAGGTPGELQPYTELGLRDDEYDRIRQILGRRPTQSELAMYSIMWSEHCSYKSSKVHLRQFGEKTPHSDRLLAGIGENAGVVQVSDELAVTFKVESHNHPSFVEPYQGAATGVGGIVRDILAMGARPIAVMDPLRFGAADHPDTARVLTGVVAGVGGYGNCLGLPNIGGELVFDPSYQGNPLLNALCLGVLPVNRLQNKAAAGPGNVVVLMGAKTGRDGIGGVSVLASATFDEGSEQRRPAVQVGDPFTEKLLIEACLELYDGQLVVGIQDLGGAGLTCALTETAAAAGTGMRVWLERVPLREPSMDPHEILASESQERMLLVVEPDKLDAVLKTAEKWGVLATAIGEVTAPEPDGRPGRLLITWQDHLVVDVPPGSLVDDGPVYARPMREPADLILLQADRAETLPRPADPEALRETVLRMIASPNLADKTWVTEQYDRYVLGNTVLAQPEDGGVIRIDERTGLGVALSVDGNGRYTRLDPYNGTKLALAEAYRNVAVTGAKPIAVTNCLNFGSPEDPGVMWQFAEAVRGLADGCLELGIPVTGGNVSFYNQTGAAAIHPTPVVGVLGVLDNVADRVPMGFVPRAGGDHDQLYLLGETNVELSGSEWAWVTHEHLGGIPPQVDLAREKALADLLAEAARVGHLTSAHDLSDGGLAQSLVESCLRRGVGARIAVPEHFAGGSMPFVYLFSESAARALVSVPRGHDKAFAALCAERGVPFELIGVTDPAGGALEVHGQFRIGLDELRAAHTETLPRLFGGAAAVEVPAPAAGVAGAVEAVPLPVASDAEVAPVDPAAVASEPIASAGPAPQTGAAEPIAEAPVESAEPEQPTTAEPAGPGGSSESDSGVAEPSPDER, encoded by the coding sequence ATGACCACCCATCCGGACCCGGTACGGGACACTCCGGAGGCGTACTCCGCCCCGGCGCAGCCGACCGAGCCGCGCCCGGCGCAGCCCGCCGCCCCGGCGACCGCCCCCGTCCAGCCGGTCACCGCCGACTGGACCGACGGCGTGGACACCGTGCCGCGCGCCGGTGGCACCCCGGGCGAGCTGCAGCCGTACACCGAGCTGGGCCTTCGCGACGACGAGTACGACCGGATCCGGCAGATCCTCGGCCGCCGGCCCACCCAGTCCGAGCTGGCGATGTACTCGATCATGTGGAGCGAGCACTGCTCCTACAAGTCGAGCAAGGTGCACCTGCGTCAGTTCGGTGAGAAGACCCCGCACAGCGACCGGCTGCTCGCCGGCATCGGTGAGAACGCCGGCGTGGTGCAGGTCTCCGACGAGCTGGCCGTGACCTTCAAGGTCGAGTCGCACAACCACCCGAGCTTCGTCGAGCCGTACCAGGGCGCGGCGACCGGCGTCGGCGGCATCGTCCGGGACATCCTCGCCATGGGCGCCCGCCCGATCGCGGTGATGGACCCGCTGCGCTTCGGTGCCGCGGACCACCCCGACACCGCCCGGGTGTTGACCGGCGTGGTCGCCGGCGTCGGCGGCTACGGCAACTGCCTCGGCCTGCCCAACATCGGCGGCGAGCTGGTCTTCGACCCCTCCTACCAGGGCAACCCGCTGCTCAACGCGCTCTGCCTGGGCGTGCTGCCGGTCAACCGGCTGCAGAACAAGGCCGCCGCCGGCCCCGGCAACGTGGTCGTCCTGATGGGCGCCAAGACCGGCCGGGACGGCATCGGCGGCGTTTCGGTGCTGGCCAGCGCCACCTTCGACGAGGGCAGCGAGCAGCGCCGCCCAGCCGTGCAGGTCGGTGACCCGTTCACCGAGAAGCTGCTCATCGAGGCGTGCCTGGAGCTGTACGACGGCCAACTGGTGGTCGGCATCCAGGACCTCGGCGGCGCCGGTCTGACCTGCGCGCTCACCGAGACGGCCGCCGCGGCCGGCACCGGCATGCGGGTCTGGCTGGAGCGCGTGCCGCTGCGCGAGCCGTCGATGGACCCGCACGAGATCCTGGCCAGCGAGTCCCAGGAGCGGATGCTGCTGGTCGTCGAGCCGGACAAGCTCGACGCGGTGCTCAAGACCGCCGAGAAGTGGGGCGTGCTGGCCACCGCGATCGGCGAGGTCACCGCGCCGGAGCCGGACGGCCGTCCGGGCCGACTGCTGATCACCTGGCAGGACCACCTGGTGGTCGACGTACCGCCGGGCTCGCTGGTCGACGACGGCCCGGTCTACGCCCGGCCGATGCGCGAGCCGGCCGACCTGATCCTGCTCCAGGCCGACCGCGCCGAGACGCTGCCCCGCCCGGCCGACCCGGAGGCGCTGCGGGAGACCGTGCTGCGCATGATCGCGTCGCCGAACCTGGCCGACAAGACCTGGGTCACCGAGCAGTACGACCGCTACGTGCTGGGCAACACCGTGCTCGCCCAGCCGGAGGACGGCGGCGTGATCCGGATCGACGAGCGGACCGGGCTCGGCGTGGCGCTGTCCGTGGACGGCAACGGCCGGTACACCCGGCTCGACCCGTACAACGGCACCAAGCTCGCGCTGGCTGAGGCGTACCGGAACGTGGCGGTGACCGGCGCGAAGCCGATCGCCGTCACCAACTGCCTCAACTTCGGCTCCCCGGAGGACCCGGGCGTGATGTGGCAGTTCGCCGAGGCCGTGCGCGGCCTGGCGGACGGCTGCCTGGAGCTGGGCATCCCGGTCACCGGCGGCAACGTCAGCTTCTACAACCAGACCGGCGCGGCGGCCATCCACCCGACCCCGGTGGTCGGCGTGCTGGGTGTGCTGGACAACGTCGCCGACCGGGTGCCGATGGGCTTCGTCCCGCGCGCCGGTGGCGACCACGACCAGCTCTACCTGCTCGGCGAGACGAACGTGGAGCTCTCCGGCTCGGAGTGGGCCTGGGTGACGCACGAGCACCTCGGCGGCATCCCGCCGCAGGTCGACCTTGCCCGGGAGAAGGCGCTCGCCGACCTGTTGGCCGAGGCGGCCCGGGTCGGTCACCTGACCTCCGCGCACGACCTCTCCGACGGTGGCCTCGCCCAGAGCCTGGTCGAGTCCTGCCTGCGTCGCGGCGTCGGCGCCCGGATCGCCGTGCCGGAGCACTTCGCCGGCGGCTCGATGCCGTTCGTCTACCTGTTCAGCGAATCCGCCGCGCGGGCGCTGGTGTCGGTGCCGCGCGGTCACGACAAGGCGTTCGCGGCGCTCTGCGCCGAGCGGGGGGTGCCGTTCGAGCTGATCGGCGTCACCGACCCGGCCGGCGGCGCGCTGGAGGTGCACGGCCAGTTCCGGATCGGCCTGGACGAGCTGCGGGCCGCGCACACCGAGACGCTGCCCCGCCTCTTCGGCGGCGCGGCGGCCGTCGAGGTGCCCGCTCCGGCGGCTGGTGTGGCGGGCGCGGTCGAGGCCGTGCCGCTGCCGGTCGCATCGGACGCGGAGGTCGCACCGGTGGACCCGGCGGCGGTTGCCAGCGAGCCGATCGCTTCGGCCGGGCCGGCCCCGCAGACCGGGGCCGCCGAGCCGATCGCCGAGGCGCCGGTCGAGTCCGCCGAGCCGGAGCAGCCGACCACCGCCGAGCCCGCCGGGCCCGGCGGGTCGTCCGAGTCTGACTCCGGTGTCGCCGAACCGTCGCCTGACGAGCGCTGA
- the purS gene encoding phosphoribosylformylglycinamidine synthase subunit PurS — MPRVVVDVMLKPEILDPQGQAVANALPRLGVSDVASVRIGRRIEIEFTGEPDLDRAREIADKLLANPVIEDFTVRLVETDETADARS; from the coding sequence GTGCCTCGCGTCGTCGTCGACGTCATGCTCAAGCCCGAGATCCTCGATCCGCAGGGCCAGGCCGTCGCAAACGCGCTGCCCCGGCTCGGCGTCAGCGACGTCGCCTCGGTTCGGATCGGCAGGCGGATCGAGATCGAGTTCACCGGTGAACCGGACCTGGACCGGGCCCGGGAGATCGCCGACAAGCTGCTCGCCAACCCGGTCATCGAGGACTTCACCGTCCGCCTGGTCGAGACCGACGAGACCGCGGACGCCCGCTCGTGA
- the purQ gene encoding phosphoribosylformylglycinamidine synthase subunit PurQ encodes MTARVGVVTFPGSLDDGDAARAVRIAGAEPVRLWHGDPGLYGVDAVVLPGGFSYGDYLRCGAIARFAPVMETIVDAAQGGLPVLGICNGFQILCEAHLLPGALTRNQHLHFRNRDQILRVESAGTAWTNAFQPGQEVLIPVKNGEGCYVADTATLDQLEAEGRVVARYVGGNPNGSQRDIAAITNPAGNVVGIMPHPEHAVESLTGPSLDGLGFFTSVLKHLVGAPA; translated from the coding sequence GTGACCGCCCGGGTCGGTGTGGTCACCTTCCCCGGCTCGCTCGACGACGGGGACGCGGCCCGAGCCGTCCGGATCGCCGGTGCCGAGCCGGTTCGGCTCTGGCACGGTGACCCGGGGCTGTACGGGGTCGACGCGGTCGTGCTGCCCGGCGGCTTCTCCTACGGTGACTACCTGCGCTGCGGCGCCATCGCCCGGTTCGCTCCGGTGATGGAGACGATCGTGGACGCCGCCCAGGGTGGCCTGCCGGTGCTCGGCATCTGCAACGGCTTCCAGATCCTCTGCGAGGCGCACCTGCTGCCCGGCGCGCTCACCCGCAACCAGCACCTGCACTTCCGCAACCGGGACCAGATCCTGCGCGTCGAGTCGGCCGGCACCGCGTGGACCAACGCGTTCCAGCCCGGCCAGGAGGTGCTCATCCCGGTCAAGAACGGCGAGGGCTGCTACGTCGCCGACACGGCGACGCTGGACCAGCTCGAAGCCGAGGGCCGAGTGGTCGCCCGCTACGTCGGCGGCAACCCGAACGGGTCGCAGCGCGACATCGCAGCGATCACCAACCCTGCCGGCAACGTGGTCGGCATCATGCCGCACCCCGAGCACGCGGTGGAGTCGCTCACCGGCCCCTCGCTGGACGGCCTCGGCTTCTTCACCTCGGTCCTCAAGCACCTGGTGGGGGCGCCGGCGTGA